GCAGCTCCCCGCCTCCCAGGAACCCTGTTACATGTTGAGGATGGGTACCACTTGGATACTTGTTTCTCATAGCCATCCCATCCTTTTGTACTGCAGTTAGGAAGCAGACCGAGCTGGGGGTGCGGCCCTGccggctttaaaaaaaataacactattTTATTTGAATACATAATATAGTCACATGATTCAAGAATCAAACAATATAAAAAGTATTAAGAGAAATGTCTTGCTCCCACCCTTATCCCCTTGTATCTTATTCCCCAACCCCTCAcggctattttttaaatttcttacataTCTTCCAGAATTTTCGAAATCAGATAAAAGACCTTGGAAAGGACTGCcttattttcttctgctgtttGTTACATAAAAGCTAGCACCCTATAAACACTGCCtcttgttcttatttatttattaggctgCACCGCGCGGCAtgcgagggattgaacccatgccccctgcagtggaaaagcagagtcttaaccactggaccaccagagaaggccctcctgttcttttttttttttttttttttgcggtacgcgggcctctcattgttgtggcctctcccgttgcggagcacaggctccggacgcgcaggctcagcggccatggctcacgggcccagccgctccgcggcatgtgggatcttcccggaccggggcacgaacccgtgtcccctgcatcggcaggcggactctcaaccacagcgccaccacggaagcccaccAGATATACTTTTGATGAACAATAGAAACGAAAGGGAGAGGTATCAAGGCTGGTCTTTTCTGGCCAGTGATGTTCCTAAGTATCTCGCATTCAGTGATGAGGAATGAGCTTCTGAGTCCCCAAGGAGGATGCTCATGGCCCCATTTACCTTGACTCTTCTATGTCAGATCCAAGACAAGTCAATGACCACGTGGCAAAACATTTGTTTTCAGTGaactttatttcaaaatcattGAACAATCTGATCATCCTTCCTCATTCATAAATACTCCTTTTGAAATGATCTGAGCTTAAATATTTTCAGGCTTAGTGAAAGGACTTGATATAAAGACGGCACACTAGCCCAAATGAAATTGGTTCCATAGATATAGAAGACTAGGATTTTTCACAGACTCTGCTGTTTCTTGGCCCccttgaattaaattaaatagattaacccatcaataaataaataaataattaattaaatggtCACTCATCAGAAGCTGTGTGCAAAGGACAGAGGATTTCTCTGAACCTAGTGTGCCATGGTTTCTGCCAGGCTGGCTTTGAGTGAGTGGAAGAGGTGAGAGAGGgctggctcagtggttggggTCTGAGGACGGGCAGAAGAAGCGTGGGAAGAGTGGGGTTATTCCCGCCGGCTGGTGGGCAGGAGGTCTCGTAGCACGAATATACGGAGGGAAGTTGGGCATTGATTAGACAACAGTGAAGTTCAGGCTGCAGCCATGCTCTTCGATTCCCCTTCTGCTAGCCCTCAGGGTCATTCGGCCCATATGGACTCTGGGTACAGCTTCCTTTAGGGAGAGATGATTTCCATGGTGAAGTCAGTTATATCATGGCCGCCTTTGGAACGTCCTAGGAAGATGGGCTTTTCTTCTGCTTGAGAGGTGCTGATGTACCAGTTGGGGTACAGGGCAGATTCAAATTCGACGCTATTCTTGATTTCTGTCTTGTTGAAGACAAATCGCTTTTCCATCTTCCACTTTGGGTAAGTTTTGGGGTCTACCTCCTgcagcaaaacagaaataaacattttcatgagggcagggacacaGACGCTCTACTCTGATCTGGACAAAGATATTCTCTGGGTCGGCTAGAGAGAAAATGGATACGAAGGTCACAGGCCCAGGAGCCAGACTCCTGAGTTATCTTTGAGACCCCAGGTTTCTATGTGGTGACTGAAGGTGTCCCTTATCCTCTTCTGAAACTTAGCATCAAATGCTAGGTGGGAAtgtttttcaaaagtgaaaattaGATTAAAGCTCCTAGGCGTATCTGTTTGCAGGGACTTTGCTGTATTTTCCTCATGGCCCTGTGGCTAGAATGACTTCAGCTTGGAAATGAAGCTTTTGCTGGGAAAGCGGGTGAGGGGAGGTGTGATTTTGGGAGAGGGTTGGAAATGATGACAGGTGACTGGTCCCCTGAGCAGATTAAGTTCCCAAAACGTCATCTAACAAGTGGAGCAACCCTAGCACTGTATAATCTGTTGGGTGGTCACAATGGCAAGACACAAGAACATCTACataatgatttaattttctgTGGTGGGAGTGAAAGTTGCATGCATTGAACACTTACATTAAACTTATTTACATCTATGCAAAATTATCAAGTAGCTCTGCTCCCAGAGTTTCTAAGGGGAAGAGGTAGTTGTCTTGGAAGAAAGTGATGGCTAGGCGTCCTTCAGAGGAGCCTGAGAAGGGCCTTCAGCCCCTGGTACCCACTCACCTCCAGCTGCAGGATGGGCCTATCGCCTTTCATCACACAAGACAGGTAGAGATTCTTTTCCTTGAGGCCTAAGGCCACAGGTATCTTGTCGTTACTTTCATCTCCTTGCACGAAGCTCATGCAGAAAACcactggggagaggaaaggggtcTCATGGTTAGGGACACACAGCACTGCAGGGACTCTTACAATTTAGCATCCTCTGCGGAAACCCACACCGAGGTCCCTATGGCTTAACAGACAGGGTAATGGGGCTTCTCACAGATCATAGCAGGTTCAGTTGGTTGAAACAGGTTTTTCCCCAAAGAAGGTCTAGGGGCTTCTCAGAGCCTCACCACAGCGGCAATGAAGAATCAGGGGGTCTGATTTTTAGAAACTGCAGAAAGTCATCTTGTCCCTGACGGGTGATGTGTCCATCCACAAGAGCACAATAATTTGATCAACGTGAAAAGcgagaaaagagagaaagctggGTCCCGGAAAAACATCGGGCACGGATCTGTTTCAGGAATGTAGAGAAGGAAGTGGGAAGAACTTGGGAAAGGAGCTTAGCTGGGAAAAGTGGCTGCAAAGAGagacatgcattttttttttgcggtacacgggcctctcactgttgcggcctctcccgctgctgagcacaggctccggacgcgcaggctcagcggccatggctcatgggcccagccgctccgcagcacgtgggatcttcccggaccggggcacgaacccgtgtcccctgcatcggcaggtggactctcaaccactgcgccaccagggaagcccgagacatgCATTTTAATCTCCCTTAGTCATAGCTGTCTGACTTGGAGGCCCCAAGGTCACCCTCACAGTGCAATTCTAAAGAAAGAGGGCTGTCTTGTCTTGGCTCACACCAGGAAGCTTTCCCACAGTGATGCCTCTCTCCAAGGTCAGCAGCCTTGGAAGAGAACTGCCTGCTTCTTTCAGCTGCCCCCTGGACCGCAGCCACGGTGGCAAAGTGCTGGGCAGATTCCCACAACCCGTGGGACCCCAGTCTCGAGACAATTGCCAGTGACAGTCGAGAGATATGAGCTCCTGCTTGTCAGTAAGGTTTCCCTCTAAGGAACCATCTGGTATTGGGCCGGAAAGATGTTAGGggcgagggggcggggctgggcatGAGGCGGGGGAACAGATTATCTCCTCACCATTCTAGTTTCAACTGCAACAACAGGAAGAAAGAACCCACGGGCGGTTAGGTCTTGTCCATCAAACGACTCCTTTCTAAAAGAAGCACTGACGTGGCGCTACCATTAAATGACTTGAGTGAACAGTGGTCCTGAGCGTGCTTGAGCCCCCTAATTTCTCAGAGTCACCTCTCTTGCTGAAAAATAAATGCACTAAGGGACTCGATCTGGTGTCAACGCTAGGACCCAAACAAAAACATATCCTTTATTGTATGTTATTTCACTGCTGTCGATCATTTGCCTTAATCATCTACTCTGTTGAAAGTGTAGAGAATTAGCAAGCTACCAGGAGGCCAAGAAAAGAAGCAGGGTGTCCCCAGGTACCTTCTCGGTTCATATCCCGTGCGAGGAGGTGGAGAGCCTTCAGCACACACGGGCTAGCCAGCACCAGGGATTTTTGGTCTCTGTCCTGGAGCTTGCAGGTCAGCGACTGCACAGCCGCGTCACACAGAAGATCATCGTCGTACGTTTCAAAGATGACAGGCTCTAAAATGTGGAGCACAGACGTCGTTTAGGTGGAAACTCAGAGGGGCAGGCCTGGTGCTGTGAAGCAGCAGAATTTGGTTCCTCCGAGGATATCTGAGCACGCACAGCCAAAGTGTGATTATAACATTGGTGGGCAGGAAGCTGGGGTGCGTCAGAACACTGGGCCTGGCACCCTAAGATTTGGGTTCAAGCCTCAGCTCTATTGCTGGCTGTGGATGGGCCATAGAGCTACTTATGTAAAGTGGCAGCGGCAATAGAACTGGCCCAACAGGGATATTCTGACACTCGCAGAAGATACATAAGTGAAAGCCCTCAGAATGATTGGGTGCTTTGCAAAGATCAGTAGTTATCAAGGTCCTATTTTAAGAATAGTTTCAACAACTAAAAATGAGACTAAAACCATCACCAAATTGGATTTTATACAGTCGTGTCTTGAGATGTTACATTTTGGGTACCATTTTATGCGTGACCATGAATATATTCTGGAAAAGCTTCCATTCTTAAGATTAATAGCACTATTACCCAGTTACACCATCCTTTCAGTAAAGAAGAATTCCTTAAAAAACCTTTTAAGTGAACAAATCGATCTGatggaagacaaaaaaaaaaaaaagaatggtttcaACTAAAGAGATGATTAATTGGGTTTCTAGGTGTCTCTGTTTGCCTCTCGCTGCTGGGCCTTCTCCTTTTAAAGGGTTTCAGCTTTAGGGAAGTTTAGTTGACTGTTGGGTTACGGCCTCTGAGAAGGAAATGACCAGCAATCTCGTGTCTGCCCTCAGCTCTCGTTAGGTACCTTCTTCAAAGACGAGTGAAAAGATGCTCCTCAGGCCATCATCCTGGAAGGTCTGTGAGCAGGGGATCTTCTGCAGCTTCTCCACAGCCACGATGACCGACACCACATGCCTGAagcttttgttgtagagctggtggGAGATTTGCAGGTGGATGCTCTCATCTCCCGTGGAGCTGAGGTCCAGGTGTTGGACGCAGCACTGTAGAGAGAATAAGGAAGTCAGCGTGGGAAGGTGCTTGTGCCAGAAAACTCTGGTTTTGACATGAGAGAGGACGAAGGAGGGGGTAACAGAGCTTCTAAGGATAAACGTTCATCTCTctgcagcccagagaggttaagtggcttacCCAAGGGCACGTGGCAAGAGAGAGGCAGACCCAAAACTAAAACGTTGGCTTTCTGATGCCCTATATGGCATTCTTCTAGAATAAATACCATTTCTACCTTATCTCTTTTACACATGCTCCACCTAACTATAAACTTATACCTTCTTAcacttttgatatttttgtaaatCTAATGCACTAACACTATGTAGTTAATTTTTCATGGCAATGATGATCATAATATTTTCAATACATCTATGCTCAATCaacaattattcttttttttttgcggtacgcgggcctcttgctgttgtggtctctcccgttgtggagcacaggctccggacgcgcaggctcagtggccatggctcacgggccaagccgctccgcggcatgtgggatcttcccagaccggggcacgaacccgtgtcccctgcatcggcaggcggactctcaaccactgcgccaccagggaagcccaatcaacAATTATTctatacaagtttttttttttctctcaaatgcTCTCTCATAAATAACCTGCCAATACTTTAAAAGTGGTTACTATTCCTGAAATAGGTTCCCATTTCCACCTTATGCAGAGAACCTGTATAACTAACTGCATTAAGGCTTAACTGAGGTTGCCCCCAAGGCACGATAATGGTTTAAAAGCTTGAAGGACAGCTAAAGAGACATATAACAGTGCAGAGGAAAGCTGAGTGCGAGATAAGTTCCTGCCCAGAGCAGAGGCCCCAGATGAGGGAGAGCCAGGCTCCTGGAAGAGACAGTGGAGGAGGGCCGGGTCGCACCCCACCCAGGGCCAGAGAAAATCAGTTACGCTggttttaaaacctttaaagagaTGTGCTTTTAACAAGACTGAGACTGGATGaggaggctggaggaggctgTCATGAACTAAAAAAGTAAGAGAGAAGTAGCTGCCTGCTAATCTGTACAAGTGCATTAGCTGGGCTGATGGCTGGACACCCTGGGAAAGTTATCAGGCCTCTTACAGAAGAGAAGAGCCAGCTGGAACATCAGCAAGGCTCTCTGTTAAGATAAGAGTcagagggcttccgtggtggcgcagtggttgagagtccgcctgccgatgcaggggacacgggtttgtgccccggtctgggaagatcccacatgccgcggagcggctgggcccgtgagccatggccgctgagcctgcgcgtccggagcctgtgctccgcaacgggagagggcacagcagtgaggggcccgcataccgcaaaaaaaaaaaaaaaaaaaaaaaaagagtcagagaAATACTCCTCTGCTGGGATAGACTTAGCTCCTGCTGACAATATTTCAGAACTGAAGGTTGCGGGATGCTAGGGTCTCTGACGTCATCCAGCTCATGAgccttatttttcagatgaagatcAGAGGGGTAAAATGACTTGACCAAGATCCACTGGCAAGTGAATAATTTTCTTGCCACTCCCAACTAAACTTTTTCTGTACATCATCTATGCCCTGTTATCATAAGCTCCACCCCAGGGAGCAAAAAGCAACTCCACCCTTAAAGGATGCAGACACGTTCATTCTCAAGATcatcttctctgggtctcagagtGTGACTTAAGTGATTAACGTAGTTTCATCACTCTGAGGGCTAAAAGCCTCTTCTAAAAGGAGAATCAAATTTGCGTTGGAGCCTGGACCGTCTTCCTAACATGAAACAGCAAACGCTATCTCCACTGTAATTCCCCCTCACCCTCTGCAAGCATGGCCACCATCACCAAGCCTCAGTGAACCACTGTGGTGACGTGGGAGCTGCGTAGTGGCCAGCCTGCGTCTGTCTCACTGGAAGAGGAGAAAATCATTTGAACACAAAACTCCATAGGAACAAGGTGGACCCCTTTCCTTGAGTCTTTCCCATGTCAGAGCCCCTTCATGTGTTGGGAGCTAAGCCCACGGACTCACCTTCATCTGTTTGGGGCCGTCAGCCTCAAATAACAGGTCATTCTCGTCACTGTAATAAAAACAGAGAGATTGTTCAATTATGTCTCCTGGACAAGATTATGTTTCCTTCCCTGCAAACAGTCTTCACCGTTAATAGGAAACTGCAAACAGCATGTTCCTTAGGGCTGCCTGAAGCTGCCAGGTTCCGTGGTGATATgcaatggaaaagcaaatgaGGCAGGGCAGGTACCCACGTTGCTCTCTGTTGGATGCTGAGACCTAACTTCCAGCCCAGTTAAAATCTGAGCTTTCTGTCTCATTTAAGCCAAATGTTGCAAGGGATCCCCTGTATTGTCCACTTGACACCTTTCCTTCCTGTTTGCCCTCTGCAGGCTGTCCCTGCAGCAACATCTAGATGGCCTATGGGGCCCAAGGCCAGACTTATAGTGGGAAATTAGTCTTTAAACCAGGTTTGCCTTGGAACCATGCTTGCCACTGAAAGAGGCAGTTTGGTGGGGCAAATCTGGTCTTCAAGCTCAGATGACACACTCCACTCTTGAGAGGGGAGCCCTGTTCACATTACTGGTATCAATTTTCCCACTGACCTGTAGTAAGCCATCACTTCGTTGGTGGGTTCAAGTACCGTTGCCATGGCTGCTTCAGAAACCTGTGTAGAGAGGAGAAAATGAGTGACCATTTGCCACGCCAGTCCCCACGAGGGCTGCCTTCACACGTGAATTGCCCTCAGCATCTAGTACCTGgtaggcatgcaaagaagcagtCTTTGAAGGCATAAGTGAATGCGTGAAAGAGTCATCCTTTGGGTCCAGAGTAGAGCATTTGCTAAATCAAGCCTAAACCAGGAGTGGATTTATTAGGAGACCTGGGGCAGAGGTTTGATGCTGAGCTCTCAGACAGCCGCTGCGAGATAAGCAGTATTAATCCGCAATATTTTGCAAGTTATGGTGTTATAGTACATCTGGCATTTGTGCAAAAAGCCCAGCCCTCAGGCCccgagagaaggagggagggagaggggaagggagggagagagggagagagtgggtgggggagagagagagagagagagagagagatagagagagagagagagagagactccctTAGGACCTAGTCATAAGGAAGAATTAAAGTGGTACCTGGACAATGAAGGCTGCCTGGAGAGAATAGAATCCCGGAGTGGCCTGTTGTGTCTCCAAGAGGTATGCTGTCTGCCAGTTTCTCCCTCACTATTTTATGGCCTTCAAAAGCAGAAGTGAGGAGCTAAGAAATTTCCCGGTTTGGTTAACTGATTTCAcaaccaagttaaaaaaaaaaaaaaaaaaagaggatggatGGGAACTTCTGGGAGAGGGTAAACTGAAAAAATTCTCTAATCCTTGGAAGGGCAAGTGGTAGCAAACTGTGACATATTTTTGCAAATGTGTCATTATGcaaatatatgttgttttttcTGACAACTATTGTGCAGATGATGTCAATCAAAAATACTGGGGTTTCCTAGGTTAGAAGGACGTTTTAATTTAGGATCTCTGGGGTAAAGTGGAAGACACGCGGAGAGACACACATACAAATGCTCCCTCACTCTTTGCACATAAGTTTAGGAACCTTCCCACTTGGAGATGGATAAATGGGCCTAATGAAGTAACAGTAACCCTGCCAGTTCTGCACCCAGCGTGCTGTTTTCTACCTTGGGGGCTCCGGGTCAATTACTGGGGAGTAATTACTGGGAGCCTCTGGGGAGACACTTGATCTTGCTAGGATGAAGCAGAGAAAACACAGTAGTGCAGGGGTTCAGGCTCCAGATGGGGCTGGGGAAACCTTGGAGACAAGTTCATCCAACCCATTCAGACCAGGTGCTGGGACCCTAGCCAATTGCATATGGAATCTCCATCAATGTTCGGTGAACGGTGAAATGAGCCTGGATTGAGAACGTATTTGAAAAGATTGTGAATAAGTCAGGCTTCGTGATCACATTCCCTCTTTAAGATGCAGAGATGTTTTTTGcctgaaagaatttttttctgttaactctgaaaagtgaaaatttttacaaataagaatattcagggcttccctggtggcgcagtggttgagagtccgcctgccgatgcaggggacgcgggttcgtgccccggtccgggaagatcccacatgccacagagcggctgggcccgtgagccatggctgctgagcctgcacgtccggagtctctgctccgcaacgggagaggccacaacagtgagaggtccacataaaaaaaaaaaaaaaaaaaaaaaaaaagaatattcagctGAAGCTATATCCCTTGGTAAGTCCAAGAGTTAttagactttgtttttttctctagctTTATTGCAGTGCAATTCACATATAAcgttgtataagtttaaggtgtacaacatgatgatttggtatatatatatatatatatatatatatatatatatatatatatataaaagattacCACAAtgaggttagttaacacatccataacctcacacatatatatacatatacatatggtggtgagaacacttaagatctactcttttagcaactttctgCCATATGATACAGTGATacaatatagttaataataatcaccatactgtacattagattcccagaacttattcatcttataactgaaagtatgtaccctttgaccaacatctccccatttctcccaacccctagcccttggcaaccactattcttttctctgttcctgtgagttttgctttttttttttaagatcccacTTATAGGTGAGATCATATAGCATTTGAATTGCTctcacttattttacttagcataacaccctcaaggttcatccacattgtgaCAAACAGCaggagtttcttcttttttatgactaaataatattcttttatatacatattgtatacctctatata
The sequence above is drawn from the Tursiops truncatus isolate mTurTru1 chromosome 14, mTurTru1.mat.Y, whole genome shotgun sequence genome and encodes:
- the IL1B gene encoding interleukin-1 beta isoform X1 produces the protein MPSKTASLHAYQVSEAAMATVLEPTNEVMAYYSDENDLLFEADGPKQMKCCVQHLDLSSTGDESIHLQISHQLYNKSFRHVVSVIVAVEKLQKIPCSQTFQDDGLRSIFSLVFEEEPVIFETYDDDLLCDAAVQSLTCKLQDRDQKSLVLASPCVLKALHLLARDMNREVVFCMSFVQGDESNDKIPVALGLKEKNLYLSCVMKGDRPILQLEEVDPKTYPKWKMEKRFVFNKTEIKNSVEFESALYPNWYISTSQAEEKPIFLGRSKGGHDITDFTMEIISP
- the IL1B gene encoding interleukin-1 beta (The RefSeq protein has 2 substitutions compared to this genomic sequence), which produces MATVPEPTNEVMAYYSDENDLLFEADGPKQMKCCVQHLDLSSTGDESIHLQISHQLYNKSFRHVVSVIVAVEKLQKIPCSQTFQDDGLRSIFSLIFEEEPVIFETYDDDLLCDAAVQSLTCKLQDRDQKSLVLASPCVLKALHLLARDMNREVVFCMSFVQGDESNDKIPVALGLKEKNLYLSCVMKGDRPILQLEEVDPKTYPKWKMEKRFVFNKTEIKNSVEFESALYPNWYISTSQAEEKPIFLGRSKGGHDITDFTMEIISP
- the IL1B gene encoding interleukin-1 beta isoform X2, giving the protein MATVLEPTNEVMAYYSDENDLLFEADGPKQMKCCVQHLDLSSTGDESIHLQISHQLYNKSFRHVVSVIVAVEKLQKIPCSQTFQDDGLRSIFSLVFEEEPVIFETYDDDLLCDAAVQSLTCKLQDRDQKSLVLASPCVLKALHLLARDMNREVVFCMSFVQGDESNDKIPVALGLKEKNLYLSCVMKGDRPILQLEEVDPKTYPKWKMEKRFVFNKTEIKNSVEFESALYPNWYISTSQAEEKPIFLGRSKGGHDITDFTMEIISP